The stretch of DNA GCCGCCGCCGCCGGGCTGGACATTGGAGCCGTGCTCAGCGATGTGAACGCGCCGCTGCCGCTGTATCGTTTCACGTTCATGATCCAGCGCGCGCTGGAAATCTGCGGCGAGGTCAAAGCTCTGGGCAGCGCCATGCTGGCGGCGCTGGAAAAACGCGATGCCGAGGCATTCGCCCAACTACGCTCCAGCCACGAGCGCGTGATGCTGGATCAAGTGCGCATCATCAAGAACAAACAGGTTGATGAAGCACTGAGCACCAAGGAAGCCCTGGACGAGTCAAAGAAGGTGATCGAGGCTAGACGGGACCATTATACGAAGTTAATCAAGAACGACTTGAATATCTATGAGATAGCATCGTCTTTTCTAACCGGTGGCGCAATAGTGTTTGAAGCCGGAGGGGTGACGCTGGCTACTCTTGGGGCCTTCACGGCCGTCATTCCTAACGCCGAAGCAGGTGCGGCAGGCATCTCATCTCCTGTAGTCACGGTCAAATTTGGCGGGACGAATTTGGGCCTCTCAGCGAGGGATGCCGCCGACGCCCTGAAAGGCTTGGCCAGCATCGCGCAGATGAGTGCGGGAATGACCTCCACGATCGGCGGCTACGAGCGCCGGGCCGAGGACTGGGACCTGCAGAAGCAACTCGCCGAGAAAGAACTACCTCAGATCAACAAACAGATCACTGCGGCCGACATCCGCCATGGGATTGCCAAACAGGATCTGGTGAACCAGGACAAGCAGATCGAGAACGCCCAGAAAGAGGACGAATATCTGCGCTCCAAATTCACCAATCAAGAGCTCCATGACTGGATGGTCAACCAGCTCTCCACGGTTTACTTCCAGAGTTACCAACTGGCCTACGACCTCGCCAAGCGCGCCGAGCGTTGCTTCCGCTACGAGCTGGGCCTGACCGACTCCAGCTATATCCAGTTCGGCTATTGGGACAGCCTGAAAAAAGGCCTGCTCTCCGGCGAAAGACTCCATTACGACTTGAAGCGCCTGGAGACGGCCTACTACGAGCAGAACCGGCGTGATTACGAACTGACCAAGCACATCTCCCTGGCACAGTTAGACCCCATCGCACTGCTCAAGCTGCGCCAGAACGGCGAGTGTTTCGTGGACGTGCCTGAAACGGCGTTCGACATGGATTATCCCGGCCACTACTTCCGGCGCATCAAGACCGTCGGTCTGTCCATTCCCTGCGTCGCCGGACCCTACACGACCGTCGCGTGCACGCTCACCCTCACCGGGAATAGCCTGCGCAAGGATTCGAGCCTGCCCCCTGGAGGGTATGCCCGCATCCCCATCCCCGGCGATGACCCGCGGTTTCGTGACGAAATCGCCGCCATCCAGTCCATCGCCACCAGCAACGGCCAGAACGACCACGGCATGTTCGAGCTCAACTTCCGCGACGAGCGATACTTGCCCTTCGAAGGCGCGGGCGCCATCAGCCGATGGCACATCAAGCTGAACAAGGATTTTCCGGAGTTCGACTTCGCGACCTTGTCCGACGTCGTCATCCACCTGAACTACACGGCTCGCGAAGGCGGGGAGTCCCTACGCGCCAAAGTGGTGGAGGAGTTCAACAAGAAGCTGCACGACATGGCCTTGGCCGAGAGCCGCAAAGGGCTCTACCGTGTGTTCGACCTGAAGCGCGAGTACTCCGATAAATGGTACAAGTTCCTGCATCCCGCCAACGCCGCGGACGACCAGGAACTGGTGCTGGAGGACCTGCCAGACCGGCTGCCGTACTTCACTCGCCCGTTCCCCACCAAGAAAGTTCGCCAGATCGAAGTGGTCGCGCAGATGAAGGACGGCGCCACCTACAAGGTGCAGCTGTCACCGCTCGGGATCAGCCCGGCCGACCTGCTCCCATTGTCCACGGACCCGACTTACAAGGGACTGCACCGCGCCATCAAAGACCTGACCGGCAGCGAGATCAACTTGGGTGCCTGGACGCTCAAGCTCCAGTTGGATGGCGCCGCCGATTTCAAATCTCTGCCTGAGGATGCGATCAGTGAGCTGTTCCTCATCATCAACTATACGATCGCCTGACATGTTGACCCAGAACGAGATCGACACTTTGATCCAGCGTATCGTGGCGCGCATTCAGCCGCAAAAGGTGATGATATTCGGCTCCTATGCCAAGGAAACGGCGACAATCAAGAGCGACCTAGATGTATTTGTAATCAAGGAAACCACGTTGCCGATGGCAAGCCGGGCAGATGATCTGAAGCCCATGTTGACTCAGACCCTAATTCCAGTCGATATCCATATTTATACGCCAGAAGAGGTTGAGGAATATGGGAAGGAACCGTTTTCTTTTGTCAACAGCGTCATCAAGTCAGGGAAAACAGTTTTTCGAAATAAAGGAATCAGCTAAGAGCCGGTGAGGATGCTGAAGGTGAACTGCATT from Hyphomicrobiales bacterium encodes:
- a CDS encoding nucleotidyltransferase domain-containing protein encodes the protein MLTQNEIDTLIQRIVARIQPQKVMIFGSYAKETATIKSDLDVFVIKETTLPMASRADDLKPMLTQTLIPVDIHIYTPEEVEEYGKEPFSFVNSVIKSGKTVFRNKGIS